From Gimesia panareensis, the proteins below share one genomic window:
- a CDS encoding lysophospholipid acyltransferase family protein — protein sequence MSPEAVGILTLVVYLLIILVIVIYQAVHLPDGWRAWILFAIARVYAPGFWGIKRNRRCPFPGDSAAIIIANHRSPTDPIILWYNSHLGNPEKKKRCISFLMAREYYERPGLVGWIARAMHSIPVDRNGQDVAPVREALRHLKQGNLLGVFPEGGIQEGRPITHANSGIAFLALRSQAPVYPVYINNSPGGESMVKPFYTPADASIVYGDPIDLSAYYDCKHTREVLEEVTTLMMWKLAELGETEYLGAPRPDLDEQLIQMPADSRRSAK from the coding sequence ATGAGCCCTGAAGCAGTCGGTATTCTGACACTGGTGGTCTATCTGTTGATCATCCTGGTGATCGTGATCTATCAGGCCGTGCACCTGCCCGATGGATGGCGTGCGTGGATTCTGTTCGCAATTGCCCGTGTCTATGCACCCGGGTTTTGGGGAATCAAACGCAACCGGCGCTGTCCGTTTCCCGGCGATTCTGCGGCCATTATCATCGCCAATCATCGGAGTCCCACCGATCCGATCATCCTCTGGTATAATTCGCACCTGGGAAACCCGGAGAAGAAAAAGCGGTGCATCAGTTTCCTGATGGCCCGGGAATACTATGAACGTCCGGGGCTGGTAGGTTGGATCGCCAGGGCCATGCATTCCATCCCCGTGGATCGGAATGGTCAGGACGTCGCACCGGTCCGGGAAGCATTACGCCATCTCAAACAGGGAAATCTGCTCGGTGTCTTTCCGGAAGGGGGTATTCAGGAAGGGCGCCCGATTACCCACGCGAATTCCGGGATCGCCTTTCTGGCGCTCCGCTCGCAGGCGCCGGTTTATCCGGTTTACATCAATAATTCTCCAGGCGGTGAAAGTATGGTAAAACCGTTTTATACTCCTGCCGATGCTTCTATTGTGTATGGCGATCCGATCGATCTGTCGGCCTACTACGACTGCAAGCATACCAGAGAGGTGCTGGAAGAAGTGACCACACTCATGATGTGGAAACTGGCTGAGCTGGGAGAGACCGAGTATCTCGGCGCGCCCCGTCCCGATCTGGATGAGCAACTCATCCAAATGCCAGCAGACTCTCGTCGCTCAGCGAAGTGA
- a CDS encoding serine hydrolase domain-containing protein: MSRIHPARWQTVEQLVDQFCESAQVPAIALQVLTSETTSHYRQGRQHINDQNGGLREDAIFLVASITKPIVVLGVLKLLEQGELLLNDRVKQFIPEFGCAGKHGITIRHLMTHTSGLPDMLPNNRELRSAQAPLSEFVRQICELAPDEPPGRIVQYQSTGIAILGELIQRITGKSTPQYLQEELFAPLKMHDTALGVPPEWESGASPKVNRIVEVRIPAELNIEPHWDWNSPYWRAFGAPWGGLFTTPADLGKLVHMLQQQGLAQQQRLFSSQTIQEATRDQLPAIPGLSETARQGKGWGLGWQIVTRAKSDYYGDLLSDQAFGHGGATGTVLWIDPEREAAAIILTTEPQEPQGRFLARLTNAIVAAIEV; the protein is encoded by the coding sequence ATGTCCCGAATTCATCCCGCGCGTTGGCAGACCGTAGAACAACTGGTCGATCAGTTTTGTGAATCCGCTCAGGTACCCGCCATCGCATTACAGGTTCTGACCAGTGAGACAACCAGTCACTATCGTCAGGGACGTCAACACATCAATGACCAGAATGGGGGCCTGCGTGAAGATGCGATCTTCCTGGTGGCGTCGATCACCAAGCCGATCGTCGTACTCGGCGTGCTCAAGCTGCTCGAACAGGGGGAACTGCTGCTCAATGATCGGGTGAAACAGTTTATCCCCGAATTCGGCTGTGCGGGTAAGCACGGGATCACAATTCGTCATCTGATGACGCACACTTCGGGACTGCCCGACATGCTGCCCAACAATCGGGAGCTCAGATCGGCACAGGCACCGCTGTCAGAATTCGTCAGGCAGATTTGTGAACTCGCTCCCGATGAACCCCCCGGCCGGATCGTGCAGTACCAGAGTACGGGAATCGCGATTCTGGGAGAGCTGATTCAGCGGATCACCGGAAAGTCGACTCCGCAGTATTTACAGGAAGAATTGTTTGCACCACTGAAAATGCACGACACGGCACTGGGAGTCCCACCTGAGTGGGAAAGCGGTGCTTCCCCCAAAGTAAACCGGATTGTCGAAGTGCGGATCCCCGCCGAACTGAATATCGAACCTCACTGGGACTGGAACAGTCCCTACTGGCGGGCCTTTGGCGCCCCCTGGGGCGGGCTGTTTACGACCCCCGCGGACCTGGGAAAACTGGTGCACATGCTGCAGCAGCAGGGACTGGCGCAGCAGCAGCGGCTGTTTTCCAGTCAGACAATCCAGGAAGCGACACGAGACCAACTCCCCGCGATTCCTGGACTGTCAGAAACGGCGCGACAGGGGAAAGGCTGGGGGCTGGGCTGGCAGATCGTGACGCGGGCCAAAAGTGACTATTACGGCGATCTGCTTTCGGATCAGGCATTCGGACATGGCGGCGCCACGGGAACCGTTCTCTGGATCGATCCCGAACGGGAAGCGGCTGCGATCATCCTGACGACGGAGCCCCAGGAACCGCAGGGCCGTTTTCTGGCCCGGCTGACCAATGCCATCGTGGCTGCCATTGAAGTCTGA
- a CDS encoding IS110 family RNA-guided transposase has translation MMLYVGLDVHVKHITICVLNKHGKLLQRCQLPCLDDVIKFLMNLQGRCEVCFEASTGYGIYFEALSKIASRVAVAHPGLLKLIFRSKQKNDRADAEKLAKLLFLDEVPTVHVPTADVRAWRELITFRGKLIQKRTRAKNGIRSLLRSVGCRVPKEFGLWTIRGMEWLKQKDLKQPMQNLKRDMLVEEIETLTRQTRLVETELARYSKENIAVQQLQSIPGIGLRTAEAFVAFVDDPHRFANSKKVGAYFGLIPIQDQSGSTNRLGHITREGCAEVRHLVTEAVWQGIRYSPTIKAYYERIHRQEKDRKKIAIVATSHYLVRVMWSMLKNGTLWKERSLAV, from the coding sequence ATGATGTTGTATGTTGGTTTGGATGTGCATGTCAAGCATATTACGATTTGTGTACTTAATAAGCATGGTAAGCTGCTGCAGCGGTGTCAGCTGCCATGCCTGGATGATGTGATTAAATTTCTGATGAACCTGCAAGGACGATGCGAAGTCTGTTTTGAAGCCAGTACCGGTTATGGCATCTACTTTGAAGCTCTGAGTAAGATTGCTTCTCGTGTTGCCGTGGCCCATCCAGGACTGTTGAAACTGATTTTTCGTTCCAAACAAAAGAATGATCGTGCGGACGCAGAGAAACTGGCCAAACTGTTGTTTCTCGATGAAGTTCCGACCGTTCATGTCCCGACTGCAGACGTGCGGGCCTGGAGAGAGTTGATTACATTCCGAGGCAAACTGATTCAGAAACGGACCCGGGCTAAAAATGGAATTCGCTCGCTTCTGAGAAGTGTTGGTTGCAGGGTTCCCAAAGAGTTTGGTCTCTGGACCATACGGGGGATGGAATGGCTAAAACAGAAAGATCTGAAACAGCCGATGCAAAATCTGAAACGGGACATGCTGGTAGAAGAGATCGAAACACTGACGAGGCAAACCAGGCTGGTTGAAACGGAACTGGCCCGCTATTCGAAAGAGAACATTGCCGTGCAGCAATTGCAGAGTATCCCCGGCATCGGCTTACGCACTGCTGAGGCATTCGTGGCCTTTGTGGATGACCCGCATCGATTTGCCAACAGTAAGAAAGTGGGGGCCTACTTCGGTCTGATCCCGATCCAGGATCAGTCAGGGAGTACTAATCGACTGGGGCATATCACGCGCGAAGGATGTGCAGAGGTCCGGCACCTGGTTACCGAAGCAGTTTGGCAGGGGATTCGATATTCACCGACGATTAAAGCCTATTATGAGCGGATTCATCGACAGGAAAAAGACAGGAAAAAGATTGCGATTGTAGCCACATCGCATTACCTGGTGCGTGTGATGTGGTCCATGTTGAAAAATGGAACCTTGTGGAAAGAACGGAGCCTGGCAGTCTGA
- a CDS encoding STAS domain-containing protein — protein MTVQQGGILQVYHAGPLCVAGFGGKDILDTFSVKDIRDELLELVKENQCETLAIDLTGVTLIPSGMLGLLASMRDLKIDIHLYNPSDDIREVLEITRLNQFMHLHDVEIPY, from the coding sequence ATGACGGTTCAACAGGGAGGCATTCTCCAGGTTTACCACGCCGGTCCACTCTGTGTGGCCGGGTTTGGCGGGAAGGATATCTTAGATACGTTCAGTGTCAAAGATATTCGAGATGAATTGCTGGAACTGGTCAAAGAAAATCAGTGTGAGACACTGGCCATCGATTTGACCGGCGTGACGCTGATTCCGAGTGGCATGCTCGGCTTGCTGGCTTCCATGCGTGATCTGAAGATTGACATTCATTTGTATAACCCTTCGGATGATATTCGGGAAGTTCTGGAAATCACCAGATTAAATCAGTTCATGCATCTGCATGACGTCGAAATTCCTTACTGA
- a CDS encoding isopeptide-forming domain-containing fimbrial protein, producing MLNLSYRKLKGASRTQRVCSAAAMLLLSISSGCSSLSPVALNLPWDKQTPPPVEEQTPAIQHADFDGSVGAARLAAPARQPVPASLVQQVAYQQPMPACPPRPNYCEFSPAESRDYTLPAGSDPEMVRMYPDEYLFDGGDRENPVHYDDYSRLGLDTEDTVVEYQTHKGNHEVKKSNRVAVYAPRFAAIRSASSPLSGTSVDTLATTEDTVHGVGVEARTVISQHKQREQLEGIRMRSRASGVETEQLQGSVGQSAILGGHTKLTNLYQDTGTETTGQFEQSDEARIAYQIQAAAIWSRSQFPVIAIRSQSAHSSKSALKPEEYVGIEDKRKTEGNLKLVKLADKKNAQPGDEILFTIKYENIGDFDVEGIKIVDNLTPRLEYIEDSATSDRKGRLVVEDNQEGSLILTFEVDETVKGHTGGVVTFKARVR from the coding sequence GTGTTGAATCTGTCGTACCGAAAATTGAAAGGAGCATCGCGAACGCAGCGTGTCTGCTCTGCGGCGGCGATGTTACTGCTGAGTATCAGTAGCGGGTGTTCCAGTCTGTCCCCGGTCGCGTTGAATCTGCCCTGGGACAAACAGACTCCACCACCCGTGGAAGAACAGACTCCCGCGATTCAGCATGCCGACTTCGATGGCAGCGTCGGTGCAGCCCGTCTCGCCGCTCCCGCGCGACAGCCCGTTCCCGCGTCTCTGGTTCAACAGGTTGCCTATCAGCAGCCGATGCCGGCCTGTCCTCCGCGTCCCAATTACTGTGAGTTTTCACCTGCGGAAAGTCGCGATTATACCTTACCCGCCGGCAGTGATCCGGAGATGGTGAGGATGTACCCGGATGAATATCTGTTCGACGGGGGCGATCGCGAAAACCCGGTCCACTACGATGACTACAGCCGCCTGGGACTCGATACCGAAGATACTGTCGTCGAATACCAGACACATAAAGGTAATCACGAAGTCAAGAAATCCAATCGGGTGGCTGTTTACGCGCCCCGTTTCGCCGCGATTCGTTCCGCGAGTTCTCCCCTGTCGGGAACATCAGTCGATACCCTCGCGACTACGGAAGACACCGTACATGGTGTCGGCGTCGAGGCACGCACCGTTATATCCCAGCACAAACAGCGTGAGCAGCTGGAAGGCATTCGCATGCGGTCCCGTGCCAGTGGCGTGGAGACCGAACAGCTGCAGGGATCCGTCGGACAGTCGGCCATCCTGGGCGGACATACCAAGCTGACCAATCTCTACCAGGATACCGGAACCGAAACCACCGGCCAGTTTGAACAGTCCGATGAAGCACGCATCGCTTACCAGATTCAGGCAGCTGCGATCTGGTCTCGCTCTCAGTTTCCTGTGATTGCGATTCGCTCACAGTCGGCTCATTCTTCCAAGAGTGCACTCAAGCCGGAAGAGTATGTGGGCATCGAAGACAAGCGTAAAACAGAAGGTAATCTGAAACTGGTCAAACTGGCGGATAAGAAAAATGCCCAGCCGGGTGACGAGATCTTATTCACCATCAAGTACGAAAACATTGGTGACTTCGATGTTGAAGGCATCAAGATTGTCGACAACCTGACGCCGCGTCTGGAATACATCGAAGACAGTGCCACTTCAGACCGCAAAGGCCGGCTCGTGGTGGAAGACAACCAGGAAGGCAGCCTGATCCTGACCTTCGAAGTAGATGAAACCGTGAAAGGTCATACGGGTGGCGTCGTCACCTTCAAGGCACGCGTTCGTTAA
- a CDS encoding LolA family protein, which translates to MLRNLTFMTGLLLLAGLYNFFPREQLSQAAAGKKDTATEAQSMLALADPAEGADKSSESAPAPESNLKKNPAYAEALLKKSREKLRAYSSIQAEITETVEIGPKPFVIQGKYLQGKDLKLRLEFQVQGKKENGEPVGTLREICDGQVLWTEHNIKGTSRVTRRDVQAILKQAQLNPNSQPNLLVAELGLGGLPSLLAAIQKNMQFESVGERTISGKTLTVLNGTWKEGFLAQFKGGDPAAPAQLPAYVPDAVRIYLDQETLFPRRIVYLKKNQDSLESMVTLNFSKVTLNAPIAATQFAYEPPDGVFPVDITNQYLKQLSQ; encoded by the coding sequence ATGTTACGCAATTTAACTTTCATGACCGGCCTCCTGTTACTGGCAGGACTCTACAACTTTTTCCCCAGGGAACAGTTATCACAAGCCGCTGCAGGCAAAAAGGATACAGCGACGGAGGCACAGTCGATGCTTGCCCTGGCTGATCCTGCAGAGGGTGCCGACAAGTCCTCAGAGAGTGCCCCTGCACCGGAAAGTAATTTGAAAAAAAATCCGGCTTACGCGGAGGCGCTGCTCAAAAAGTCGCGAGAAAAGCTGCGGGCTTACAGCTCCATTCAGGCAGAAATCACGGAAACCGTCGAAATCGGCCCCAAACCATTTGTCATTCAGGGCAAATACCTGCAGGGGAAAGATCTGAAGCTGCGTCTGGAATTCCAGGTACAAGGCAAAAAAGAGAATGGTGAACCGGTCGGAACCCTGCGTGAAATCTGTGACGGGCAGGTGCTCTGGACCGAGCATAACATCAAAGGCACCTCACGAGTCACTCGTCGTGATGTACAGGCGATCCTGAAACAGGCCCAGCTGAATCCCAATTCACAGCCGAATTTACTGGTAGCCGAACTTGGACTGGGCGGCCTGCCCAGCCTGCTGGCTGCGATTCAGAAGAATATGCAGTTTGAAAGTGTTGGCGAAAGAACGATCAGCGGAAAAACACTGACTGTCCTGAACGGGACCTGGAAAGAAGGGTTTCTGGCCCAGTTTAAAGGAGGTGATCCTGCGGCGCCGGCTCAGCTGCCCGCCTATGTTCCCGATGCCGTCAGAATTTATCTCGATCAGGAAACCCTCTTCCCGCGTCGGATTGTTTATCTGAAAAAGAACCAGGATTCGCTGGAAAGCATGGTCACGCTGAATTTCAGCAAGGTCACGCTGAATGCCCCCATCGCAGCAACTCAATTTGCGTATGAGCCGCCTGATGGCGTCTTTCCGGTCGATATTACGAATCAATACCTTAAACAGTTATCCCAATAA
- a CDS encoding vWA domain-containing protein, with translation MPAVFTELEQRSSRWQKNSPLLVVPSWAASLAIHSLILLILISSLNRCDSGQTGGDEGELRSVGIYVKQSPDADKQEDADQEPQETVENQTTPLSQQVPEVMDQKPPVDPQLPELNTKLLGAGPVQSPSLPSSPTADPTSDLVMSPAAALAPPVMGSGKVNFFDAVDSGKRFVFVLDCSGSMAAPQGAPIRKARSELIASLAGLNHHQQFQIIFYNTVTRAMKYRGKESEMPYATDINRTLARQFIQSVEPDGGTDHLPALKRALSFHPDVIFFLTDAKHPQLSSADLDEVRRLNGGKAKIHCIEFGEGFPVKEGNSLDKLARQNRGSYRYYNVRKFIIKR, from the coding sequence ATGCCGGCTGTATTTACAGAACTTGAACAGCGTTCTTCCCGGTGGCAGAAAAATTCACCTCTGCTGGTGGTTCCGAGTTGGGCAGCTTCCCTGGCCATTCATTCGCTGATCCTGCTGATCCTGATTTCCAGCCTCAATCGCTGCGACAGCGGACAGACCGGCGGAGATGAAGGGGAGCTCCGCAGTGTCGGCATTTATGTCAAGCAGTCCCCCGATGCAGATAAGCAGGAAGACGCCGATCAGGAACCCCAGGAAACGGTAGAAAATCAGACGACACCTCTGTCGCAACAGGTTCCGGAGGTCATGGATCAGAAACCGCCCGTTGATCCGCAATTACCCGAATTGAATACCAAATTGCTGGGCGCAGGTCCGGTTCAGTCCCCCAGCCTTCCCAGTTCGCCGACCGCCGATCCGACCAGCGATCTGGTCATGTCTCCCGCTGCCGCCCTCGCTCCCCCCGTGATGGGGTCGGGAAAAGTCAACTTTTTTGATGCCGTCGACTCCGGGAAACGGTTTGTCTTCGTGCTGGACTGCTCGGGCAGTATGGCCGCGCCTCAGGGAGCCCCAATCCGCAAGGCCCGCTCCGAACTGATCGCCAGCCTGGCAGGTTTGAACCATCATCAGCAGTTTCAGATCATCTTCTATAATACGGTCACTCGGGCGATGAAATACCGGGGTAAAGAATCAGAAATGCCCTATGCCACGGATATCAACCGCACTCTGGCCCGCCAGTTCATCCAGAGTGTCGAACCCGACGGGGGCACAGATCACCTGCCCGCCCTAAAGAGAGCTTTAAGTTTTCATCCAGATGTCATATTCTTTCTCACGGATGCGAAACATCCACAGTTATCCAGCGCGGATCTGGATGAAGTTCGTCGTCTGAATGGCGGTAAGGCGAAGATTCACTGCATCGAATTTGGTGAGGGATTTCCTGTCAAAGAGGGGAATTCCCTGGATAAACTCGCGCGGCAGAATCGGGGCAGTTACCGCTACTACAATGTCCGTAAATTTATCATTAAACGTTAG
- the lspA gene encoding signal peptidase II, translated as MSATVSKATRYTLLLICLIFCVGCDQFTKQIAVEKLKFEPPITYFNNALRMEYAENTGAFLSVGSRLSKPVRFFLLVVANAAFLLIVASMLLFRWQMPLVQFIALSLLLAGGIGNLIDRVFLNGIVIDFLNIGIGPLRTGIFNVADMAITGGAILMLFSWFLTKEPKSQNSESEATPPDQVTPTAAE; from the coding sequence ATGTCCGCCACGGTTTCCAAAGCGACCCGTTACACACTGCTCCTGATCTGCCTGATCTTTTGCGTCGGCTGTGATCAGTTCACCAAACAGATCGCGGTCGAAAAGCTCAAATTCGAGCCTCCCATCACTTACTTCAATAATGCCCTCCGCATGGAATATGCAGAAAACACCGGGGCGTTCCTGAGTGTCGGAAGCCGACTGTCCAAACCAGTCCGATTTTTCCTGCTGGTCGTCGCCAACGCCGCGTTTCTGTTGATCGTCGCCAGCATGCTGCTGTTTCGCTGGCAGATGCCGCTGGTGCAGTTCATCGCCCTCTCACTGCTGCTCGCAGGGGGCATCGGCAACCTGATCGATCGAGTCTTTCTCAATGGCATTGTGATTGACTTCCTGAATATTGGCATCGGACCGCTGCGCACCGGTATTTTCAATGTCGCCGACATGGCCATTACGGGCGGAGCCATCCTGATGCTGTTCTCCTGGTTCCTGACCAAAGAACCAAAGTCCCAGAATTCCGAGTCGGAAGCGACTCCCCCAGACCAGGTTACTCCCACAGCTGCGGAGTAA
- a CDS encoding tetratricopeptide repeat protein codes for MKSQFLIMILCVVCLSGYTTYATAQDKIEVRPDHHVGQATLPCTILDFTQSEIKVKLLPSGTVRTYPGSEIVKVHTPQTESHQRGLEQMYQGEYAKATESFNEALNIETRAWVRREILAQMVKAALNQGDIVKAAIRFQTMVQHEPDARYFDLIPLDWSIKESLSPARGAARSWLTDQNEVRQLLGASILLTAPDYAAQSEAALRSLATSTNRNIQQLARAQLWRLRLREGDISLLELQRWERNLKLIPEHLRGGPCFLLGAGYALLDRHGEAVAWYLWVPLAYPANPLLSAEASLKAADSLRGMGQSANALRLYQETAARYPDTPARQMAEQMINQLLQEAGQKN; via the coding sequence ATGAAGAGTCAATTCCTGATCATGATCCTGTGCGTTGTCTGCCTGAGCGGGTATACAACGTATGCCACTGCGCAGGACAAGATCGAAGTACGCCCCGATCATCACGTCGGTCAGGCGACACTCCCCTGCACCATTCTTGATTTCACTCAATCAGAAATCAAAGTCAAGCTGCTGCCCAGCGGCACGGTCCGGACGTATCCCGGTTCTGAAATCGTCAAGGTGCACACTCCCCAGACGGAATCTCACCAACGTGGACTGGAGCAGATGTACCAGGGAGAATATGCCAAGGCCACGGAATCCTTTAACGAAGCCCTGAACATTGAAACCCGCGCCTGGGTACGACGGGAAATTCTGGCACAGATGGTCAAAGCCGCTTTAAACCAGGGCGACATTGTCAAGGCAGCGATTCGCTTCCAGACCATGGTGCAGCATGAACCAGACGCCCGCTACTTTGATCTGATCCCACTCGACTGGTCGATCAAGGAAAGCCTGTCGCCAGCCCGGGGTGCGGCACGGAGCTGGTTGACGGACCAGAACGAAGTTCGGCAACTGCTCGGCGCCAGCATTCTGCTCACCGCCCCCGATTATGCGGCACAGTCCGAAGCAGCACTGCGTTCACTGGCCACCAGTACGAATCGCAACATCCAGCAACTGGCACGAGCGCAGCTCTGGCGGCTCCGTTTACGCGAGGGTGACATCAGCCTGCTGGAACTGCAGCGCTGGGAACGTAATTTAAAACTGATCCCCGAACATTTGCGGGGTGGCCCCTGCTTTCTGCTCGGTGCAGGCTATGCCCTGCTCGACCGTCACGGGGAAGCAGTTGCCTGGTACCTCTGGGTGCCACTGGCTTACCCTGCCAATCCTCTACTGTCTGCAGAAGCCAGTCTCAAAGCCGCTGATTCACTGCGGGGCATGGGACAGTCAGCCAATGCCCTCCGGCTTTACCAGGAAACGGCAGCCCGTTACCCTGATACCCCGGCCCGACAAATGGCAGAGCAGATGATCAACCAGCTGTTACAGGAAGCCGGTCAGAAAAACTGA
- a CDS encoding MotA/TolQ/ExbB proton channel family protein, with product MDRSKSPLRKIAIYCLLCCFSLIAPTLCLAADDPGEAGASGMSKVDLRQLVDDAGTIGIIIAVLSIAMVALIVEHLISIRSNALMPPGLAEEVHSLIAQQQYRSADSVCKSNPSFLSYILSAGLSEVQMGYGAVEKAMEDAAMQQSARLNRKIEYLSVIGTLSPMLGLLGTVWGMILAFSEFTAKANPDVAELAPGISKALITTLFGLSVTVPALASFAFFRNRIDELVAQSSLLAEHVFADFKHATVLGNRQVPKQPRKRAEEELAQRMANQQGTRPAPPPGGQEP from the coding sequence ATGGATCGAAGCAAATCACCTCTGAGGAAAATCGCAATCTACTGCCTGCTCTGCTGCTTCAGTCTGATCGCCCCCACACTCTGTCTCGCTGCAGATGATCCAGGCGAGGCTGGTGCTTCAGGCATGTCGAAAGTGGACCTGCGGCAACTGGTCGACGATGCCGGCACCATTGGCATCATCATCGCCGTCCTCAGCATTGCGATGGTCGCCCTGATTGTCGAACACCTCATCAGTATCCGCAGTAACGCCCTGATGCCGCCTGGGCTGGCGGAGGAAGTGCACTCTTTGATCGCGCAGCAGCAGTACCGCAGTGCCGACTCCGTTTGTAAGTCTAATCCCAGCTTTCTCTCGTATATCCTCTCCGCAGGACTGTCTGAAGTTCAGATGGGCTACGGAGCGGTCGAGAAAGCAATGGAAGATGCAGCGATGCAGCAGTCCGCCCGTCTGAATCGTAAAATTGAATATCTCTCCGTGATCGGCACCCTTTCCCCTATGCTGGGTCTGCTGGGAACCGTCTGGGGGATGATCCTGGCCTTCTCGGAATTCACCGCGAAAGCCAACCCCGATGTCGCCGAACTCGCTCCCGGGATCTCTAAGGCACTTATCACGACCCTGTTCGGTTTGAGTGTCACCGTTCCCGCGCTGGCCAGCTTTGCCTTTTTCCGGAACCGGATCGATGAACTGGTCGCCCAGTCTTCCCTGCTGGCAGAACACGTGTTTGCCGACTTCAAACATGCCACCGTCCTGGGCAACCGACAGGTTCCCAAGCAACCCCGGAAACGGGCGGAAGAGGAACTGGCCCAGCGGATGGCTAACCAGCAGGGAACTCGACCGGCGCCCCCTCCGGGAGGCCAGGAACCGTGA
- a CDS encoding ExbD/TolR family protein has translation MRIPTRPRQAGIRFNITPLIDIVFLLVVFFLAATHLTQNEKLEAVELPEASEHETEPDEVPRRIIVTITPDEKLHLRGNEITPEELDAQLISLDENKRRETEIRIRGDRHIPYRIVERVLISCARAGISNVQFAVLND, from the coding sequence GTGAGAATCCCCACGCGTCCCCGCCAGGCCGGCATTCGATTTAATATCACACCTCTGATCGACATTGTCTTTTTGCTGGTCGTCTTCTTTCTGGCTGCCACACATTTAACCCAAAACGAAAAACTCGAAGCCGTCGAACTGCCCGAAGCATCTGAGCACGAAACCGAACCGGATGAAGTGCCCCGGCGGATTATTGTGACAATTACGCCGGATGAAAAACTGCACCTGCGGGGGAATGAGATCACACCGGAGGAACTGGACGCGCAGTTGATCTCACTGGATGAAAATAAGCGGAGAGAGACCGAAATACGTATTCGCGGCGATCGCCATATCCCTTATCGCATTGTGGAGCGGGTCCTCATCAGTTGTGCCCGCGCCGGGATCTCGAATGTGCAGTTTGCCGTACTGAATGACTGA
- a CDS encoding ExbD/TolR family protein produces MKIPSHHHDRSDIQDQATMTPMIDVVFLLLIFFISASANQIREFLLPTELATGSIESTETVPQEKPLGEVWLKLKRRDDQTIVELNDREYAQFDQLKQTLTELAALAPEIPVILDINEDVPLGEMIRTYDTCLAAGFQSINFATDASKVSPPKKPITAPN; encoded by the coding sequence ATGAAAATCCCCTCACACCATCACGATCGCTCCGATATCCAGGATCAGGCCACCATGACGCCGATGATCGACGTGGTGTTTCTGCTGCTGATTTTCTTCATCAGTGCCTCAGCCAATCAGATCCGCGAATTTCTACTGCCGACTGAACTGGCTACGGGCAGTATCGAATCGACGGAAACCGTTCCGCAGGAAAAACCATTGGGAGAAGTCTGGTTAAAACTCAAACGCCGGGACGACCAGACCATTGTAGAATTAAATGATCGCGAGTATGCTCAGTTCGACCAGTTAAAACAGACTCTGACTGAACTGGCTGCGCTTGCCCCGGAAATCCCGGTGATCCTGGACATCAACGAAGATGTCCCGCTGGGTGAAATGATTCGAACATACGATACCTGCCTGGCAGCCGGATTTCAGTCCATCAATTTTGCCACGGACGCCAGCAAAGTATCTCCCCCGAAGAAACCAATCACTGCTCCCAACTGA